A single window of Pseudomonas lijiangensis DNA harbors:
- a CDS encoding amino acid ABC transporter ATP-binding protein — MISIKNVNKWYGDFQVLTDCSTEVSKGEVVVVCGPSGSGKSTLIKCVNALEPFQKGDIVVDGTSISDPKTDLPKLRSRVGMVFQHFELFPHLSIVENLTIAQIKVLGRSKAEATEKGLKLLDRVGLSAHAHKHPGQLSGGQQQRVAIARALAMDPVVMLFDEPTSALDPEMVNEVLDVMVQLAHEGMTMMCVTHEMGFARKVANRVIFMDKGQIVEDCAKEEFFGDVSARSERAQQFLAKILQH, encoded by the coding sequence ATGATTTCCATCAAGAACGTCAACAAGTGGTATGGGGACTTCCAGGTACTGACCGATTGCAGCACCGAGGTCAGCAAGGGTGAAGTGGTCGTGGTCTGCGGTCCGTCCGGCTCCGGCAAATCGACCCTGATCAAATGCGTGAACGCCCTGGAGCCTTTCCAGAAAGGCGACATCGTGGTCGACGGCACTTCGATCTCCGATCCGAAGACCGACCTGCCGAAACTCCGTTCGCGGGTCGGCATGGTGTTCCAGCATTTCGAGCTGTTCCCGCACCTGAGCATCGTGGAAAACCTGACCATCGCGCAGATCAAGGTCCTGGGCCGCAGCAAGGCCGAAGCCACCGAGAAAGGCCTGAAGCTGCTGGATCGCGTGGGTCTTTCTGCACACGCCCACAAGCATCCGGGTCAGCTTTCCGGTGGTCAGCAGCAGCGTGTGGCGATTGCCCGCGCCCTGGCGATGGACCCGGTGGTCATGCTGTTCGACGAACCGACCTCCGCCCTCGACCCGGAAATGGTCAACGAAGTGCTCGACGTGATGGTTCAACTGGCTCACGAAGGCATGACCATGATGTGCGTGACCCACGAAATGGGCTTCGCCCGCAAAGTGGCCAACCGCGTGATCTTCATGGACAAGGGCCAGATCGTCGAAGACTGCGCCAAGGAAGAGTTTTTCGGTGATGTGAGCGCACGTTCCGAGCGTGCCCAGCAGTTCCTCGCCAAGATCCTCCAGCACTAG
- a CDS encoding glutamate/aspartate ABC transporter substrate-binding protein has translation MRIVPQLLGAAIAATLISTPVLAEELTGTLKKIKESGTITLGHRDASIPFSYIADASGIPVGYSHDIQLKIVEAIKKELDLPDLKVKYNLVTSQTRIPLVQNGTVDVECGSTTNNVERQQQVDFSVGIFEIGTRLLSKVDSSYKDFDDLKGKNVVTTAGTTSERILKAMNADKQMGMNVISAKDHGESFQMLESGRAVAFMMDDALLAGEMAKAKKPTDWAVTGTPQSYEIYGCMVRKGDAPFKKAVDDAIVATYKSGEINTIYNKWFQSPIPPKGLNLQFPMSDELKKLIAEPNDKAAEAKKI, from the coding sequence ATGCGTATCGTTCCCCAACTGTTGGGCGCAGCAATCGCTGCCACTCTGATCAGCACTCCAGTTCTCGCAGAAGAATTGACCGGCACACTGAAGAAGATCAAAGAATCAGGCACCATCACCCTCGGTCACCGTGACGCGTCCATCCCGTTTTCCTACATTGCCGATGCTTCCGGCATCCCGGTTGGCTACTCCCACGATATCCAGCTGAAAATCGTTGAAGCCATCAAGAAAGAACTCGACCTCCCTGACCTGAAGGTCAAGTACAACCTGGTCACGTCCCAGACCCGTATCCCGCTGGTTCAGAACGGCACCGTTGACGTGGAATGTGGTTCCACCACCAACAACGTCGAGCGCCAGCAGCAAGTGGACTTCTCGGTCGGCATCTTCGAGATCGGTACCCGCCTGCTGTCCAAGGTTGATTCGTCCTACAAGGACTTCGACGACCTGAAAGGCAAGAACGTCGTGACCACCGCCGGCACCACGTCCGAGCGCATCCTCAAGGCGATGAACGCCGACAAGCAGATGGGCATGAACGTGATCTCCGCCAAGGACCACGGTGAGTCCTTCCAGATGCTGGAATCGGGCCGTGCAGTCGCCTTCATGATGGACGACGCACTGCTGGCTGGCGAAATGGCCAAGGCCAAGAAACCCACCGACTGGGCTGTGACCGGCACGCCACAATCCTATGAAATCTACGGCTGCATGGTTCGCAAAGGCGACGCACCGTTCAAGAAAGCGGTCGATGACGCCATCGTCGCCACTTACAAGTCCGGCGAAATCAACACGATCTACAACAAGTGGTTCCAGTCGCCGATTCCACCAAAAGGCCTGAACCTGCAGTTCCCGATGAGCGACGAGCTGAAAAAGCTGATCGCCGAGCCGAACGACAAGGCTGCCGAAGCCAAGAAAATCTGA
- a CDS encoding GlpM family protein, with amino-acid sequence MDLLLKALLGAAVVVILAALAKTRNYYIAGLVPLFPTFALIAHYIVGKGRSLDDLKTTILFGMWSIIPYFVYLAALYLLVDRWRLEVSLALAAAAWLVAATLLVTLWVRFHG; translated from the coding sequence GTGGATCTGTTACTCAAGGCCCTGCTGGGCGCAGCCGTTGTCGTGATCCTGGCCGCACTGGCCAAAACCCGCAATTACTACATTGCAGGCCTGGTGCCGTTGTTCCCGACCTTTGCGCTGATTGCCCATTACATCGTCGGCAAGGGCCGCTCTCTGGATGACCTGAAAACCACCATCCTGTTCGGCATGTGGTCGATCATCCCCTACTTCGTCTATCTGGCGGCCTTGTACCTGCTGGTAGACCGCTGGCGCCTGGAAGTCTCACTGGCACTGGCCGCAGCGGCCTGGCTGGTGGCCGCCACGCTGCTGGTGACGTTATGGGTGCGGTTTCACGGGTGA
- the aauR gene encoding two-component response regulator AauR, whose protein sequence is MNTDLTVLIVEDDPHVLLGCQQALALEDITCEGVSSAEEALARIGDNFAGIVISDIRLPGIDGLELLTRLKARDSSLPVVLITGHGDISMAVNAMRDGAYDFMEKPFSPERLVDVARRALEQRGLAREVWALRKQLAERNSLEGKIIGRSPAMQNLRALIANIADTSANVLIEGETGTGKELVARCLHDFSRRTRNQFVALNCGGLAESLFESEIFGHEANAFTGAGKRRIGKIEHAHNGTLFLDEVESMPINLQIKLLRVLQERTLERLGSNQNVEVDCRVIAATKSDLNELSKANQFRSDLYYRLNVVTLELPPLRERREDILQLFEHFLQLSSLRFDREPPQLDRQTASTLMSHDWPGNVRELRNVAERYALGLPVFKKSDQAESQSLGFAEAVEAFERNLLREALQRSGGNLSQASQELSMAKTTLFDKVKKYGLQA, encoded by the coding sequence ATGAACACTGATCTGACTGTACTCATCGTCGAAGACGATCCCCATGTGTTGCTCGGCTGCCAGCAGGCGCTGGCGCTGGAAGACATTACCTGCGAAGGCGTATCCAGTGCCGAAGAGGCTCTGGCGCGCATCGGTGACAACTTTGCCGGAATCGTCATCAGTGACATCCGTCTGCCGGGTATCGACGGGCTGGAGCTGCTGACCCGCCTCAAGGCTCGCGACAGCAGCCTGCCCGTGGTGCTGATTACCGGGCATGGCGATATCTCCATGGCGGTCAATGCCATGCGCGACGGCGCCTATGATTTCATGGAAAAACCCTTCTCGCCGGAGCGACTGGTGGATGTTGCACGCCGCGCCCTTGAACAGCGCGGGCTGGCCCGGGAAGTCTGGGCGCTTCGCAAGCAACTGGCCGAACGCAACTCGCTGGAAGGCAAGATCATCGGCCGCTCACCGGCCATGCAGAACCTGCGTGCGCTGATCGCCAACATTGCCGACACCTCGGCGAATGTGCTGATCGAAGGCGAAACCGGCACCGGCAAGGAACTGGTCGCTCGCTGCCTGCATGACTTCAGTCGTCGCACCAGGAATCAGTTCGTGGCCCTGAACTGCGGCGGGCTGGCGGAGAGCCTGTTCGAGTCGGAAATCTTCGGTCACGAAGCCAATGCCTTCACGGGTGCCGGCAAGCGCCGGATCGGCAAGATCGAACATGCGCACAACGGCACGCTGTTCCTCGATGAAGTGGAAAGCATGCCGATCAATCTGCAGATCAAGCTGTTGCGGGTCTTGCAGGAGCGCACTCTGGAGCGCCTTGGGTCCAACCAGAATGTCGAGGTGGATTGCCGGGTGATCGCAGCAACCAAGTCCGACCTCAATGAGTTGAGCAAGGCCAACCAGTTCCGCAGCGACCTGTATTACCGCCTCAATGTGGTGACCCTTGAGCTGCCGCCTCTGCGCGAACGGCGCGAAGACATCCTGCAATTGTTCGAGCACTTCTTGCAGCTGTCTTCACTGCGCTTCGACCGCGAGCCGCCGCAACTGGACCGGCAGACGGCATCGACCCTGATGAGCCATGACTGGCCGGGTAACGTGCGCGAGCTGCGTAACGTAGCCGAACGTTATGCGCTGGGGTTGCCGGTGTTCAAGAAATCCGATCAGGCCGAAAGTCAGAGCCTGGGTTTTGCCGAAGCGGTGGAAGCCTTCGAGCGCAACCTGCTGCGCGAAGCCCTGCAACGCAGCGGTGGCAACCTCAGCCAGGCCAGTCAGGAACTGAGCATGGCCAAGACCACGCTGTTCGACAAGGTCAAGAAATACGGGCTGCAAGCCTGA
- a CDS encoding amino acid ABC transporter permease, producing the protein MMDFSGIVPALPGLWNGMVMTLQLMALGIVGGLVIGTILALMRLSSNKLLANIAGAYVNYFRSIPLLLVITWFYLAVPFVLRWITGEDTPIGAFTSCVVAFMMFEAAYFCEIVRAGVQSISKGQMGAAKALGMTYGQMMRLIILPQAFRKMTPLLLQQSIILFQDTSLVYTVGLVDFLNASRASGDIIGRANEFLIIAGVVYFTISFAASLLVKRLQKRFAI; encoded by the coding sequence ATAATGGACTTCAGTGGAATCGTTCCAGCCCTTCCGGGCCTCTGGAACGGCATGGTCATGACCCTGCAACTGATGGCCCTGGGCATCGTCGGCGGTCTCGTCATCGGTACCATCCTGGCCTTGATGCGCCTGTCATCGAACAAGCTGCTGGCTAACATAGCGGGCGCTTACGTCAACTACTTCCGTTCGATCCCGCTGCTGCTGGTCATCACCTGGTTCTACCTGGCGGTGCCGTTCGTGCTGCGCTGGATAACCGGTGAAGACACACCGATCGGTGCATTCACCTCTTGCGTCGTGGCGTTCATGATGTTCGAGGCCGCGTACTTCTGCGAAATCGTGCGTGCCGGTGTGCAGTCCATCTCCAAGGGTCAGATGGGTGCCGCCAAGGCCCTGGGCATGACCTACGGGCAAATGATGCGCCTGATCATCCTGCCTCAGGCGTTTCGCAAGATGACTCCGCTGTTGCTGCAACAGAGCATCATTCTGTTCCAGGACACGTCTCTGGTTTACACGGTCGGTCTGGTGGATTTCCTCAATGCCTCGCGCGCCAGTGGCGACATTATCGGTCGCGCCAATGAGTTCCTGATCATCGCCGGTGTGGTGTATTTCACGATCAGCTTTGCCGCCTCGTTGCTGGTGAAGCGTCTGCAAAAAAGGTTTGCCATATGA
- the aauS gene encoding two-component sensor histidine kinase AauS — translation MKCDPHIYSAAPPSLAVKPRLIRQLFLPPLILLLMIGLGYIAYLFSETHGIKSLSENGERQLELHARTVESEINKYTYLPSVLELESSVSQLLKNPTPDLQGKVNSYLEGLNRRSRSRAIYVMDTTGRVLATSNWRDADSYQGEDLSFRAYFQDAVRGLPGRFYGIGTTVGESGYYLAHGLEERGRIIGVAVIKVRLEALEERWQRARMEAFVSDENGIIILSSDPARRLKSVRPLNPTIKERLARSLQYYWWPLNELVPLERETLAEGVEKLTFPANVSVDREHTQVSYLAQTRQLNDTPWHLTLLTPLEDLRREAASQGMLVAVACALVAFLLIAWNERRKVISTRLAAREALQAANDELERKIAERTEHLRASNERLKAQIRERRQAEDTLRKAQDELVQAGKLAAIGQMSTSIAHELNQPLAALRTLSGNTVRFLERGALDTASTNLRTINDLVDRMGRITASLRAFARRGNDQGQAQLRKAVDAALQLLSARLENVSLNLHQDFTDAGLGIDQTRLEQILVNLIGNALDAMHAQPHPELWLEGEIVEDRYRLRVRDNGHGIDDEARKHLFEPFFTTKPGEQGLGLGLTLSASLAAAAGGSLSAEYPAGGTTFVLWLPLAKDEEADS, via the coding sequence ATGAAATGCGACCCTCATATCTATAGCGCTGCGCCGCCATCACTCGCCGTGAAACCCCGTCTGATACGCCAACTGTTTCTGCCTCCGCTGATCCTGCTGCTGATGATCGGCCTGGGCTATATCGCTTATCTGTTCAGCGAGACCCACGGCATCAAGAGCCTCAGCGAAAATGGCGAACGCCAGCTGGAGCTGCATGCTCGTACGGTCGAAAGTGAAATCAACAAGTACACCTATCTGCCCAGCGTCCTGGAGCTTGAATCCAGCGTTTCGCAACTCCTGAAAAATCCGACTCCCGACCTGCAGGGCAAGGTCAACAGTTACCTCGAAGGCCTCAACCGCCGCAGCCGCAGCCGCGCCATTTATGTCATGGACACCACCGGGCGAGTACTGGCCACCAGCAACTGGCGCGATGCCGACAGTTACCAGGGCGAAGACCTATCGTTCCGTGCCTATTTTCAGGATGCGGTGCGTGGCTTGCCCGGCCGCTTCTACGGGATCGGCACCACCGTGGGCGAATCCGGTTATTACCTGGCTCACGGGCTGGAAGAAAGAGGCCGGATCATTGGTGTAGCCGTCATCAAGGTTCGCCTCGAAGCTCTGGAGGAACGCTGGCAACGGGCGCGCATGGAAGCCTTTGTCAGTGATGAGAACGGCATCATCATCCTGTCCAGCGACCCGGCCCGTCGTCTGAAGTCGGTGCGCCCGCTGAACCCCACCATCAAGGAACGCCTGGCGCGCAGCCTGCAATATTACTGGTGGCCGCTGAACGAACTGGTGCCACTGGAACGCGAAACCCTGGCCGAAGGTGTCGAAAAGCTCACCTTCCCGGCCAATGTCAGCGTCGACCGAGAACACACTCAAGTCAGCTATCTGGCCCAGACCCGCCAGTTGAACGATACCCCTTGGCACCTGACACTGCTGACGCCGCTTGAAGACCTGCGCCGCGAAGCCGCCAGCCAGGGCATGCTGGTCGCCGTGGCCTGTGCGCTGGTGGCCTTTCTACTGATTGCCTGGAACGAGCGTCGCAAGGTGATTTCCACCCGGCTTGCGGCCCGTGAAGCCTTGCAGGCCGCCAACGACGAACTGGAACGCAAGATCGCCGAGCGCACCGAGCATTTGCGTGCCAGCAACGAACGTCTCAAGGCGCAGATCCGTGAACGCCGACAGGCTGAAGACACCCTGCGCAAGGCTCAGGACGAACTGGTTCAGGCCGGCAAGCTGGCGGCTATCGGTCAGATGTCCACCAGCATCGCCCACGAACTCAATCAGCCGCTGGCGGCATTGCGCACCTTGTCCGGCAACACCGTTCGCTTCCTTGAACGTGGTGCTCTGGACACTGCCAGCACCAACCTGCGCACCATCAACGATCTGGTGGACCGCATGGGCCGCATCACTGCCAGCCTGAGGGCCTTTGCCCGACGCGGCAACGATCAGGGTCAGGCGCAACTGCGCAAGGCCGTGGACGCCGCCTTGCAGTTGTTGAGCGCCAGGCTCGAAAACGTTTCCCTGAACCTGCATCAGGACTTCACCGATGCCGGACTGGGAATCGACCAGACACGGCTGGAGCAGATTCTGGTCAACCTGATCGGCAATGCCCTGGACGCGATGCATGCCCAGCCGCATCCCGAATTGTGGCTTGAAGGCGAGATTGTCGAAGATCGCTATCGCCTGCGCGTGCGCGACAACGGCCATGGCATCGACGACGAAGCCCGCAAGCATCTGTTCGAACCGTTTTTCACCACCAAACCCGGTGAACAGGGCCTGGGGCTCGGCCTGACCCTTTCCGCCAGCCTTGCGGCTGCGGCTGGTGGCAGCCTGAGTGCAGAGTATCCGGCAGGCGGCACAACCTTCGTGTTGTGGCTGCCACTGGCCAAGGATGAGGAAGCTGATTCATGA
- a CDS encoding amino acid ABC transporter permease encodes MNYNWDWGVFFKSTGVGSETYLDWFISGLGWTIAIAVAAWIIALILGSILGVMRTVPSRLVAGIATIYVEIFRNVPLLVQLFIWYFLVPDLLPENLQEWYKQDLNPTTSAFLSVVVCLGLFTAARVCEQVRTGIEALPKGQESAARAMGFKLPQIYWNVLLPQAYRIIIPPLTSEFLNVFKNSSVASLIGLMELLAQTKQTAEFSANLFEAFTLATLIYFTLNMSLMLLMRLIEKKVAVPGLISLGGK; translated from the coding sequence ATGAATTACAACTGGGACTGGGGCGTATTCTTCAAGTCCACCGGTGTCGGCAGCGAAACCTATCTGGACTGGTTCATTTCCGGTCTGGGCTGGACCATCGCCATTGCCGTAGCCGCCTGGATCATCGCCTTGATACTGGGTTCCATACTCGGTGTCATGCGTACCGTGCCAAGCCGTCTGGTAGCTGGCATCGCCACGATCTACGTGGAAATCTTCCGTAACGTGCCACTGCTGGTGCAGCTGTTCATCTGGTACTTCCTGGTACCTGATCTGCTGCCTGAAAATCTTCAGGAGTGGTACAAGCAAGACCTCAACCCGACGACGTCCGCCTTCCTGAGCGTCGTGGTCTGCCTGGGTCTGTTCACCGCCGCACGGGTTTGCGAACAAGTGCGTACCGGTATCGAAGCCCTGCCAAAAGGCCAGGAATCCGCGGCTCGCGCCATGGGTTTCAAACTGCCGCAGATCTACTGGAACGTCCTGCTGCCCCAGGCTTACCGGATCATCATTCCGCCACTTACCTCCGAATTCCTGAACGTGTTCAAGAACTCTTCGGTGGCGTCGCTGATCGGCCTGATGGAGCTGCTGGCGCAAACCAAGCAGACCGCCGAGTTCTCCGCGAACCTGTTTGAAGCCTTCACCCTGGCGACACTGATCTACTTCACCCTGAACATGAGCCTGATGTTGCTGATGCGCCTGATCGAGAAGAAAGTCGCAGTGCCGGGCCTGATTTCCCTGGGGGGTAAATAA
- a CDS encoding GntR family transcriptional regulator, whose translation MNDASPSLPRTLGETITQEIRRMLVEGELVPGQRLSEAALAESLQISRNTLREAFRVLTREGLLKHEPNRGVTVAEPDMASIIDIYRVRRFIECKAIAQGFPLHPGALKMREAVEAGMRAREARDWVAVGTANMMFHRAIVELADSPRLVVFYGQISAELRLAFGLLDDPEFLHVPYLDMNAAILRCVEEGRVEEATVMLESYLVQSERTVLAAYERSKRR comes from the coding sequence ATGAACGACGCTTCTCCCTCCCTTCCTCGCACGTTGGGAGAAACCATCACCCAGGAAATCCGCAGAATGCTGGTTGAAGGCGAGCTGGTTCCCGGCCAGCGCCTGTCCGAAGCGGCACTGGCCGAAAGCCTGCAGATTTCCCGTAACACCTTGAGAGAAGCGTTCAGGGTCCTGACCCGCGAAGGATTGCTCAAGCACGAACCCAATCGTGGGGTGACCGTTGCCGAGCCTGATATGGCGTCGATCATCGACATCTATCGCGTACGCCGCTTTATCGAGTGCAAGGCCATCGCTCAGGGCTTTCCGCTGCACCCTGGGGCCTTGAAGATGCGTGAAGCGGTCGAGGCCGGCATGCGTGCCAGGGAAGCCAGGGACTGGGTGGCGGTGGGTACTGCCAACATGATGTTTCACAGGGCGATTGTCGAACTGGCCGACAGCCCGCGACTGGTGGTGTTCTACGGGCAGATATCAGCCGAACTGCGACTGGCCTTCGGGTTGCTCGACGATCCTGAATTCCTGCATGTGCCTTATCTGGACATGAACGCGGCGATCCTGCGCTGCGTCGAAGAAGGGCGTGTAGAGGAAGCGACCGTGATGCTCGAAAGCTATCTGGTGCAATCGGAACGCACCGTTCTGGCCGCTTACGAGCGCAGCAAGCGGCGCTAA
- a CDS encoding LamB/YcsF family protein, whose translation MRAIDLNSDLGESFGAWSMGDDAAVLEIVSSANVACGFHAGDPTGILRTLEAAAARGVAIGAHVAYPDLVGFGRRNMDVPSDQLTADVIYQIGALQGLARSVGTRVSYVKPHGALYNTIAGDQRQAAAVIQALLRIDPQLKLVCLANSPLIGWATEAGLSCVAEAFADRAYTAEGTLVSRSKPGAVLHDPELIAQRMLRLVRDGVIEAENGSLINLQADSICVHGDNQDAVAIARNLKNSLLEAGVTIRAFT comes from the coding sequence ATGCGTGCAATTGACCTCAACAGCGACCTGGGCGAAAGCTTCGGCGCATGGAGCATGGGTGACGATGCGGCGGTTCTCGAAATCGTCAGCAGTGCCAACGTCGCCTGCGGCTTTCACGCCGGTGACCCGACCGGAATCCTGCGAACCCTGGAAGCGGCAGCCGCCCGTGGCGTTGCCATCGGTGCCCATGTGGCCTACCCGGACCTGGTGGGTTTCGGGCGACGCAACATGGACGTACCTTCCGACCAGTTGACCGCCGATGTGATCTATCAGATCGGCGCGTTGCAGGGCCTGGCCCGCAGCGTCGGCACCAGGGTGAGTTACGTCAAACCCCATGGCGCGCTGTACAACACCATTGCCGGCGATCAACGTCAGGCGGCGGCGGTTATCCAGGCGTTGCTGCGCATCGATCCCCAGTTGAAGCTGGTGTGCCTGGCCAATTCCCCACTGATCGGCTGGGCCACTGAAGCGGGCCTGTCCTGTGTGGCCGAGGCCTTTGCCGACCGTGCCTATACCGCCGAAGGCACGCTGGTATCGCGCTCGAAGCCGGGCGCCGTGCTGCACGACCCCGAACTGATCGCCCAGCGCATGTTGCGTCTGGTGCGTGATGGCGTCATCGAGGCCGAGAACGGCAGCCTGATCAATCTGCAAGCGGATTCGATCTGTGTACACGGCGACAACCAGGACGCGGTCGCCATCGCCCGCAACCTGAAAAACAGTCTGCTTGAAGCAGGCGTCACTATCCGCGCATTTACCTGA
- a CDS encoding NRAMP family divalent metal transporter, with protein MTQTTKEFTKARRASLIAAIFMMATSAIGPGFLTQTATFTATLGAAFAFGILASILIDFVVQLNVWRIVTLTKMRAADLANAAIPGSGYLLSVLVICGGLVFMLGNIAGAGLGLNALTGLDPKWGGLLSAMLAIGIFSSHRAGVAMDRIMIVLGLLKVGLILFAAFATHPPLGEALRQTVLPDLIDFASITTIVGGTVGGYITYAGAHRLLDRGTVGVENIEAVSRAALTGILVTGIARYVLFLAILGVVASGVVIDVSGKGANPAAQAFHAAAGDIGMMMFGLVLWAAGISSVIGASYTTMSFTTVFSKRITERVRNLATVGFIVITLSVYMVLGKPPAALLVFAGGFNGLILPLGLSIFMYVGWRRSDLMDGYHYPRWLLILGVLTCLLSWFMAYKSAGAIFAFISAA; from the coding sequence GTGACACAGACCACTAAAGAGTTTACAAAAGCGCGGCGCGCTTCTTTGATCGCCGCCATTTTCATGATGGCCACGTCAGCTATAGGGCCAGGCTTCCTGACCCAGACGGCGACGTTCACTGCAACTCTGGGAGCGGCGTTTGCCTTCGGCATCCTGGCCTCGATCCTGATCGACTTTGTCGTTCAACTGAACGTCTGGCGAATCGTGACACTGACCAAAATGCGCGCGGCCGATCTGGCCAACGCGGCCATTCCGGGGAGCGGGTACCTGCTGTCGGTACTGGTGATCTGCGGTGGTCTGGTTTTCATGCTGGGTAACATTGCCGGTGCGGGCCTGGGTCTGAATGCCTTGACCGGTCTCGATCCCAAATGGGGCGGCTTGTTGAGCGCTATGCTCGCCATCGGGATCTTCTCGTCCCATCGGGCGGGCGTTGCCATGGACCGCATCATGATCGTGCTGGGGCTGCTGAAAGTGGGCCTGATCCTTTTCGCAGCCTTCGCAACCCATCCACCGCTGGGCGAAGCACTGCGTCAAACGGTCTTGCCCGATCTGATCGACTTCGCCTCCATCACCACCATCGTGGGTGGCACTGTCGGCGGCTACATCACCTATGCAGGTGCTCACCGCCTGCTCGATCGCGGCACCGTGGGTGTGGAAAACATTGAAGCGGTATCCCGTGCTGCGCTGACAGGCATTCTGGTCACCGGCATTGCCCGTTACGTCCTGTTTCTGGCTATCCTCGGGGTAGTTGCCAGTGGCGTCGTGATCGACGTGTCGGGCAAAGGCGCAAACCCTGCTGCCCAGGCCTTCCATGCGGCGGCAGGTGATATCGGCATGATGATGTTTGGTCTGGTGCTGTGGGCTGCGGGTATCAGCAGTGTGATTGGTGCGTCTTATACGACGATGTCCTTCACCACCGTGTTCTCGAAACGAATTACCGAGCGTGTCCGCAACCTGGCTACCGTCGGTTTCATTGTCATCACTCTGTCGGTGTATATGGTGTTGGGTAAACCACCGGCAGCGCTGCTGGTGTTCGCGGGCGGCTTCAACGGTCTGATTCTGCCGCTGGGCCTGAGCATATTCATGTACGTGGGCTGGCGCCGTTCGGACCTGATGGACGGCTATCACTACCCGCGCTGGCTGCTGATTCTGGGTGTGCTGACCTGTCTGCTGTCGTGGTTCATGGCCTACAAGTCGGCAGGTGCCATCTTTGCCTTCATCAGCGCGGCCTGA